One region of Drosophila teissieri strain GT53w chromosome 2L, Prin_Dtei_1.1, whole genome shotgun sequence genomic DNA includes:
- the LOC122611469 gene encoding cyclin-Y-like protein 1: MGNKNSCCAYSSPQSDRKSKDMPPVFEERHQLSHPPHTSQHQLDGHHGSASTVHLHHHQHGHNQQHNQQGGGGDNYENQQNLQHISEREALEGEEDPSVDPTAATMFLERSKVENGGMTRKRSQQQIAQQAGSGGGGGGSTPGGNSCGGGGGMKKSSSCSTIYLDDSTVSQPNLKNTVKCVSLAIYYHIKNRQSDRRLDIFDEKLHPLTHDQVPDNYDTHNPEHRQIYKFVRTLFNAAQLTAECAIITLVYLERLLTYAELDVGPCNWKRMVLGAILLASKVWDDQAVWNVDYCQILKDITVEDMNELERQFLELLQFNINVPSSVYAKYYFDLRTLAEANELNFPTEPLSKERAQKLEAMSRVMQDKVTAEALKNGIKKWSSMDNISQGGPRRSVAILS; the protein is encoded by the exons ATGGGCAACAAGAACTCGTGCTGCGCGTACTCCAGTCCGCAGTCGGACCGCAAGTCCAAGGACATGCCGCCCGTCTTCGAGGAGCGCCACCAGCTGAGCCATCCGCCGCACACGTCGCAGCACCAGCTGGACGGCCACCATGGATCCGCGTCGACGGTgcacctgcaccaccaccaacacggCCACAATCAGCAGCACAACCAGCAGGGCGGCGGCGGTGACAACTATGAGAACCAGCAGAATCTGCAGCACATCTCCGAGCGAGAGGCGCTGGAGGGCGAGGAGGATCCCTCGGTGGATCCCACCGCCGCCACCATGTTCCTGGAACGATCAAAGGTGGAGAACGGCGGCATGACGCGCAAGCGCTCACAGCAGCAGATTGCCCAGCAGGCCGGcagcggcggaggaggcggcggcagCACTCCCGGCGGCAATAGttgcggcggtggtggtggcatgAAGAAGAGCTCCTCCTGCTCGACGATCTATCTGGACGACAGCACTGTGTCGCAGCCGAATCTTAAGAATACGGTCAAGTGCGTCTCGCTGGCCATTTACTATCACATCAAGAATCGGCAATCGGATCGCCGGCTGGACATCTTCGACGAGAAGCTGCATCCGCTGACCCACGACCAGGTGCCGGATAACTACGATACGCACAACCCGGAGCACCGGCAGATCTACAAGTTCGTGCGCACACTCTTCAACGCCGCCCAGCTGACGGCCGAGTGCGCGATCATCACGCTAGTCTACCTGGAGCGGCTACTCACCTACGCCGAGCTGGACGTGGGGCCCTGCAATTGGAAGCGCATGGTGTTGG GTGCCATTCTACTCGCCTCGAAGGTGTGGGATGACCAGGCCGTTTGGAACGTGGATTACTGCCAGATACTCAAAGACATCACCGTGGAGGACATGAACGAGCTGGAGCGCCAGTTCCTCGAGCTGCTGCAGTTCAACATCAATGTGCCGTCCTCGGTGTACGCCAAATACTACTTCGACCTGCGCACGCTCGCCGAGGCCAACGAGCTCAACTTCCCCACGGAGCCGCTGTCCAAGGAGCGGGCCCAGAAGCTGGAGGCCATGTCGCGGGTGATGCAGGACAAGGTCACCGCCGAGGCCCTGAAGAACGGGATCAAGAAGTGGTCCTCCATGGACAACATCAGTCAGGGCGGGCCGCGACGTAGCGTGGCCATACTATCGTGA